In Tenebrio molitor chromosome 1, icTenMoli1.1, whole genome shotgun sequence, the sequence tcgtacatagttgccattcttggccacaatcattttgaatcactcaaTAGGTGTCCATTTCGTGTCACAATATGGCGATACCTACGAAACTGTGTTGCTATGACACGTCCCTTTTGACAgtaaaacctgtcattaattttataagaaaaaatagtagtttatttgacgaattcttgtgtaaattgggtttttggttaaaaaagcccaattgacacaccaacgagttgaatacaacgtttttttgttcgacgagcaccttaaaggctccaaatcgcttaaaatctttaaaattagcttgacgtttcgttttgacaagtggtgacatttatcaaaatccgttcacataggagaaaattctcaaattctgacggtgtcgaacaaaaaattacaataatggAAAATGTAGACGAACTTGAGCGACAAAGACGTAGGCGGGAACACAGAAGCCAAGAAGaaagagatatcgaaaatgagggtagaattttaatattttattgattttagtgCGTAAGCACGGGCCATTCCACTGGTCTGTATAAAACATCTAATTAAGATTtataaatagtatatttcaaaccaaggtgagaaagtgctttcttgcagaccgcaggcaaagattataaaccgagccgtaggcgaggtttgtaagtgcctaaggtctgcaagggcactttcttaacaaggtttgaatactattttttccctaccggcacaacttcgttgaaaaagtcaaaaaagatggttatattcctgattaaaacgaaaattttgagaattgaatagtaggctgtgttatttgtttaattaacttgtcatcgcatttgaagatttgacgtttgttcgaaaatttgatataaacagggtaaagtaatctacctacctagcttatctgtttattttccagattatatgattgatctaccaacttgctttattgaattggctttcatttatcaataacttatttcacttttgacatttgtattttggtacagttttaccgtaaacatttcatgattaactttcttaccttagcgagaaagttgaattttctcacctcaaatgaggtatccacagcacTAACCGATAGggaaaaatagtagattacataccgaggtgggaagtgtttcattcctatcgagagctaagatagtttaccaaggcgtagccgaggtgaactaatgctagagacaggaatgaaacacattcccaccgaggtttgtatactacaattttattcggaatcattacatttttagcaaataaacaattaatttgatgcagttttatttgttctgtttttcgactttcagtaagtacgccactggaaaaaccttataatagggcggaaagtgacctattactgaccaaaagagggaagtaaagataaaaaggaatgattaactttccgccctcgtaTAAGGTTAGAAATGTGCATATTACAATATGATTCCGAATAAACACGTTTTATCTTTGAATATGGAATTTGGATTAACTTCAAATTAAATagtcaataatttatttttcagttttctttaAAGAAAATGAATTCTTCTGAGGTAACAAGGCAtgaataataaagaaacaGCAAATAGTTTTCACGATTTTTGCAGGaaacaaaatttccaaaacaaaTATCTCTGATACTTGTATCGGTGTTGTTTGACAGATTCACTTATTACGGATCTAAAAGTAAAAGGAATACATGCATGTACATTACAGTTGATAGTGTGTTATAATTTGATTTCAGGTGTTTTAGTTAATTATGCAAAGTACGTTATTGGCTATTCAGATGACGCAGCGCAAATGATGTATCATGCCTTGGTGAGCTTAAGCTATACATTTCCACTGCTTGGAGCAATTTTTGGTGACTGTTGGGTTGGAAAATATATAACAATTATTTGTGCCGTGGTTGTTTACTTTTGTGGAATATTAACTGTATCATTGTTTTCTATTGAAAGCTTTTCTGTTTCTTCATCAGCTTTGTACATGATaggatttattttaatggctGCAGGAAATGGAATTATGAAACCTTGTATAACAACTTTCGGGGGTGACCAGTTTATTTTACCTCAACAAAAGAAGACTTTGCACATATTCTATTATTccctttattttttcataaatcttgGAGCTTCTACTGGAACACTTGTTTTTCCAGAAATTGCAAGAATGCAGTGTTATGGACACCGCAACTGTTATTCTGTGGGTTTCGGACTTGGTACATTACTCGTAGCGGCTATTTTCGGTAGGGGTtctttatgtattaatatgtattacatacatattacaCTTTACATCGGCTTCATTTCAGTTATCTGTTTCTTCGGCAAACGTCACTTCACAATTTTGAAACctgcaaataacattttgatCCATTGGTTCAGCTGCGTGGGGGTAAAAACCGTTGTTGTTTGCAATTCATCCTTGACACAAATTCTTTCAGTACGCTATTATACAGAAAAAAAACGCTACAGAAAATGTTCACAACTGGTTGGACCGCTCCGAAGAAAAATATGGAAGAGAACTTGTTCGTGACATAAAAACCAGTTTCAGAATGCTATCTGTTTACCTTCCTCTAATATTTGATTGGGCACTTGACGTGTTATGGGTCAGGGCGTGGATCTTACAGGGTAGTTTTATGGATGATGAACTTGGCAATGGCTACAACATTCGGCCCACCCAGATGTTAGTCTCAAATCCTgttctattattaattttgattccCTTATTTTGTTTGGTCGTTTATCCTGTATGTGCCAGATATAATTTAATCACTACACCTCTTCAACGGATGGGATGCGGAGGAATGTTTATTGGAGTATCTTTCTTGATAGCCGGTATTCTGTCTTTAATCATAGAATCAAACGTTCCAATTTTACCATCGAAAGGAGAATGTCATTTAAGAATTTATAATCCGCTCAATTGTACCATCAAACTTAGTGCTCCACCATACGTACATAATCTTCAACTCGAGTCGATGGGATACAAAttcataaatgtttctaaagtGTACGatataaatattgtaaattaccAATTATCTGGCTGTGAAAACTTAATATCAGTCACATCAGATTCTGATTTTACTGTTGTTGAAGGGGAAACTATAGGTTATTTCCTGTCTACTAGAAATTTGATTCAATACACAGACTCAATACAGAGGCAGTCACTTGGATATCCCAATACCAGGTCAGTCGCACCTGATTATTTATATCAATAAACGAACATATTTTAGGATGTTGGTAGGAAACCCCAAAGAGGGACCAGATACACTGACTTACAAGTTGAAAAAGCAGGTTTCGAGAAAAACTCCACGAAAGACTAATGATTTTTCTCTGTTCACCGTGGAACCTGGCATTTTCTTGATAGGGGAGAATGAATCGACAGAAGTAAAATTTCACAGAGGAGGAACTTAtacaatattaatatttttcgaaaatggcAAAATAAAGGTAAAGCCATATCGCTCAGTTTAAATCACTCTaagtaaaaattgaaattatcgGTAAGGGCATTTTAGGAAATAAGAAGATATGAAATTACGCAACAAAGTAAACTGCACATATTCTGGCAATTACCACAGTATTTGCTTTTTGCAATAGGGGAAGTCATGTTGGGCCCCACCGCTTTAGAATTTGCCTACACCCAAGCACCAGTTTCTATGAAAACTACAATGACTGCTGTCTGGTTCCTAGTGAAGTCTTTTGGTAATGCCTTAGTTGTTATTTTTCGTCTGATACATGCATTCAAGAAGCAGGTCACATATTTCACAGGCTATTTTcatattcatttttatatttgaatgTTTCAGTCAAacgaattgtttttatttggtGGAGCAATGTTGTTCGCTACTACCCTATTTGTGCTTTCAGCCAAGAAGTACAAATATGTCGAGAATTATAATAACGAAGAAactgatttaaaataaaaaaaaaataaaacattttttcaatgtgAGATGTATTACCCCTTTGATCAGTTTCAAATACACTGTTCCCAGAAATTAACGCAACACtggaaaatgtgaaaatttataGTTGCAAATAAATCACAACAAATCAGTTCTTATTCGGGGGTGTTTTAAATTGCAataagaattttataaaaaaataaaatatattcaataattaaaaaaaaagaaaacttgtCACAACTGCCTCTACAAAATAAACTAGAGAAAATGGCTATTTCCACCTCTTCTATCATGAATGACGGCTTCACACCGTCTCCCCATGCTGCTAATAGTGGACAGGACATATGAAGAGCCCGGACTCGTCGCCGCATCATGTTCCACACAATCTCTATCGGATTAAGGTCCGGACTCCTTGCTGGCCATTGCACAGAAGCAATACCGACTTTTTCCAGATACTCGGACACAATTCTGGCACTGTGCGGTCTTGCATTATTATGCTGGAGGATGAAATGAAATTATCCCCGATAAATTGGGCAAATGGTACCACATATTGTTTCAGGATAT encodes:
- the LOC138141343 gene encoding peptide transporter family 1-like isoform X1, which gives rise to MNSSEETKFPKQISLILVSVLFDRFTYYGSKSVLVNYAKYVIGYSDDAAQMMYHALVSLSYTFPLLGAIFGDCWVGKYITIICAVVVYFCGILTVSLFSIESFSVSSSALYMIGFILMAAGNGIMKPCITTFGGDQFILPQQKKTLHIFYYSLYFFINLGASTGTLVFPEIARMQCYGHRNCYSVGFGLGTLLVAAIFGRGSLFICFFGKRHFTILKPANNILIHWFSCVGYAIIQKKNATENVHNWLDRSEEKYGRELVRDIKTSFRMLSVYLPLIFDWALDVLWVRAWILQGSFMDDELGNGYNIRPTQMLVSNPVLLLILIPLFCLVVYPVCARYNLITTPLQRMGCGGMFIGVSFLIAGILSLIIESNVPILPSKGECHLRIYNPLNCTIKLSAPPYVHNLQLESMGYKFINVSKVYDINIVNYQLSGCENLISVTSDSDFTVVEGETIGYFLSTRNLIQYTDSIQRQSLGYPNTRMLVGNPKEGPDTLTYKLKKQVSRKTPRKTNDFSLFTVEPGIFLIGENESTEVKFHRGGTYTILIFFENGKIKEIRRYEITQQSKLHIFWQLPQYLLFAIGEVMLGPTALEFAYTQAPVSMKTTMTAVWFLVKSFGNALVVIFRLIHAFKKQSNELFLFGGAMLFATTLFVLSAKKYKYVENYNNEETDLK
- the LOC138141343 gene encoding peptide transporter family 1-like isoform X2, which translates into the protein MNSSEETKFPKQISLILVSVLFDRFTYYGSKSVLVNYAKYVIGYSDDAAQMMYHALVSLSYTFPLLGAIFGDCWVGKYITIICAVVVYFCGILTVSLFSIESFSVSSSALYMIGFILMAAGNGIMKPCITTFGGDQFILPQQKKTLHIFYYSLYFFINLGASTGTLVFPEIARMQCYGHRNCYSVGFGLGTLLVAAIFVICFFGKRHFTILKPANNILIHWFSCVGYAIIQKKNATENVHNWLDRSEEKYGRELVRDIKTSFRMLSVYLPLIFDWALDVLWVRAWILQGSFMDDELGNGYNIRPTQMLVSNPVLLLILIPLFCLVVYPVCARYNLITTPLQRMGCGGMFIGVSFLIAGILSLIIESNVPILPSKGECHLRIYNPLNCTIKLSAPPYVHNLQLESMGYKFINVSKVYDINIVNYQLSGCENLISVTSDSDFTVVEGETIGYFLSTRNLIQYTDSIQRQSLGYPNTRMLVGNPKEGPDTLTYKLKKQVSRKTPRKTNDFSLFTVEPGIFLIGENESTEVKFHRGGTYTILIFFENGKIKEIRRYEITQQSKLHIFWQLPQYLLFAIGEVMLGPTALEFAYTQAPVSMKTTMTAVWFLVKSFGNALVVIFRLIHAFKKQSNELFLFGGAMLFATTLFVLSAKKYKYVENYNNEETDLK